A window of Luteolibacter flavescens contains these coding sequences:
- a CDS encoding sigma-70 family RNA polymerase sigma factor, with translation MDPEDALQAEFVCQIARHQASLHAFIISLMPGVDGVDDVLQETNMVLWQKRETYEPGTDFRAWACTIARFKAMAHRRRVAKLGVRSFEDDLLELLATESEAGPDELEEKLRALEKCLGRLDEPERGLIEHRYYTATGLEDFSAKCGRPVESLRVSLFRIRAALRKCISGEIAIAHLRS, from the coding sequence ATGGACCCCGAGGACGCCCTGCAAGCCGAGTTTGTCTGCCAGATCGCCCGTCACCAGGCGAGCCTTCACGCCTTCATCATCTCGCTGATGCCCGGCGTGGATGGCGTGGATGACGTGCTGCAGGAGACGAACATGGTGCTGTGGCAGAAGCGCGAGACCTACGAGCCCGGCACGGACTTCCGCGCATGGGCGTGCACCATCGCGCGCTTCAAGGCGATGGCGCACCGGCGGAGGGTGGCGAAGCTCGGCGTGCGCTCCTTCGAGGACGATCTGCTGGAGCTGCTGGCCACGGAGAGCGAGGCCGGGCCGGATGAGCTGGAGGAAAAGCTGCGCGCGCTGGAGAAGTGCCTGGGCCGGCTGGACGAGCCGGAGCGCGGGCTCATCGAGCACCGCTACTACACGGCCACCGGGCTGGAGGACTTCTCGGCGAAGTGCGGCCGCCCGGTGGAGTCGCTGCGCGTCAGCCTCTTCCGCATTCGCGCGGCACTGAGGAAGTGCATCTCCGGGGAAATCGCCATCGCCCACCTGCGCTCATGA